The following are encoded together in the Leptolyngbya sp. FACHB-261 genome:
- a CDS encoding 7-cyano-7-deazaguanine synthase, with product MKTKAVVLLSGGLDSATAAAQAIADSYELIALSFRYSQRHERELQAALQIAQAFPIQEHQVMESNLS from the coding sequence ATGAAGACCAAAGCCGTCGTTCTCCTGTCGGGTGGCTTAGATTCCGCTACTGCTGCTGCCCAAGCCATTGCAGATAGTTATGAACTCATTGCTCTTTCGTTCCGATACAGTCAGAGACATGAGCGAGAACTGCAGGCAGCCTTGCAAATCGCACAGGCTTTCCCTATCCAGGAACATCAGGTCATGGAGAGCAACTTAAGTTAG
- a CDS encoding ParB/RepB/Spo0J family partition protein → MTQKRDLAELIRGEIRRPATVITTEAPTLKPQSGHRLSLKVIDLPAWQPRRYFDQEKLEELAADIKKRGVQSAVWVRPKAGGRYELVAGERRYRASELAGLTEIPADIKDLSDAEALEYALIENLAREDLNPVEEAYGYLRLLSQHLDRPVDEVKVLLYSMHNHVQRNPDKNVFIIPDAQEVIAVFESLGRRSWQSYVTTLLGLLKKPVEVLNAIEEGKIAYTKGLAIARVKDEALRRKVLGVAIEQNLSLTQIKELIAQKSSTAKPAESVNLSVQFVETLRKGSKSLAWSDPEKQKRLKELLVELNHLLVVESKRKKR, encoded by the coding sequence ATGACACAGAAGCGTGACCTTGCTGAGCTAATCCGGGGGGAGATCCGCAGGCCAGCGACAGTAATTACAACAGAGGCGCCAACACTAAAGCCGCAAAGCGGACACAGGCTTTCCCTGAAAGTTATAGATCTTCCTGCTTGGCAGCCACGACGGTATTTTGACCAGGAAAAGCTGGAAGAACTCGCTGCAGATATCAAGAAGCGTGGCGTTCAATCAGCGGTTTGGGTACGTCCGAAGGCTGGTGGTCGCTACGAGCTTGTGGCTGGAGAGCGACGCTACCGAGCAAGTGAGCTTGCAGGTCTTACTGAGATTCCTGCGGATATCAAAGATCTCAGCGATGCTGAGGCACTGGAGTATGCCCTCATTGAAAACTTGGCGCGTGAGGACCTAAATCCGGTTGAAGAAGCATATGGCTACCTACGTTTATTGTCGCAACACCTTGATAGACCCGTTGATGAGGTTAAGGTGCTGCTGTACTCTATGCACAATCATGTACAACGTAATCCTGATAAAAACGTTTTTATCATCCCTGATGCACAGGAGGTGATTGCAGTTTTTGAGTCATTGGGACGCCGGTCTTGGCAGTCCTACGTCACAACACTTCTTGGCCTTCTCAAGAAACCAGTGGAAGTGCTCAACGCTATTGAGGAGGGTAAAATTGCCTACACCAAAGGTTTAGCAATCGCTCGCGTTAAGGATGAAGCGCTGCGCAGAAAAGTTTTAGGGGTAGCCATTGAACAGAACTTGAGCCTCACTCAGATCAAGGAGCTGATTGCACAGAAATCAAGCACGGCTAAGCCGGCTGAGTCAGTCAATTTATCTGTGCAGTTTGTAGAGACGCTTCGTAAAGGCAGCAAGAGCCTGGCTTGGAGCGATCCTGAGAAGCAGAAACGGCTGAAGGAATTATTGGTGGAACTTAACCACCTGTTAGTAGTTGAGTCTAAAAGAAAGAAGAGATAG
- a CDS encoding ParA family protein, producing the protein MPKVLAVVNGKGGVGKTTTSVNIAAILGERFKVLLVDADPQASSAFWVERGEMPFELAQETDPELLVDLRKIKDFDCIIVDTPPSRGAAEFKAVIAAADYVVLPSPPSTLDLKALIETIKDTIAPSEISYRVLLTRVDARAVNEARRAQDTLLTEGITSFNSCVFSSKNHERAALLGKPISQMKGEAAKRAAGDYRRVVEELLREWKP; encoded by the coding sequence ATGCCAAAAGTCCTTGCTGTTGTGAATGGTAAGGGAGGCGTGGGAAAAACTACGACTTCTGTTAACATTGCCGCCATTTTGGGTGAACGTTTCAAGGTGCTGTTGGTGGATGCTGATCCTCAGGCTTCGTCAGCTTTTTGGGTGGAAAGGGGTGAGATGCCCTTTGAGCTAGCTCAGGAAACAGATCCAGAACTGCTAGTCGATCTGCGCAAAATTAAGGATTTTGACTGCATTATTGTTGATACCCCGCCCTCCCGTGGCGCTGCTGAGTTCAAGGCGGTGATTGCAGCTGCAGACTATGTAGTCCTACCATCACCACCGTCGACCCTTGATCTCAAAGCGTTGATTGAAACTATCAAAGATACTATTGCCCCTTCGGAGATTTCTTATCGTGTACTGTTGACCCGCGTGGATGCTCGTGCGGTGAACGAAGCGCGTCGGGCACAAGATACTCTTCTGACAGAAGGTATCACCAGTTTTAACAGTTGTGTGTTTTCGTCAAAGAATCATGAACGGGCGGCGCTACTGGGTAAACCCATCAGCCAAATGAAGGGAGAAGCAGCCAAACGAGCGGCAGGAGATTACCGTCGGGTAGTGGAAGAATTATTGCGGGAGTGGAAGCCATGA
- a CDS encoding helicase-related protein codes for MADRFLPTPGAVVTCRDRQWVVLPSEIHEVIRLRPLSGNEDQVCGIYQPLELEPITSAQFPVPKADAIQDHTAAQLLMDAARLSLRSGAGPFRSLGRLSVRPRPYQLVPLLMALRLETIRLLIADDVGIGKTIEAGLIAREMLDRGEVKRLAILCPPHLCDQWQRELRGKFHIDAVVIRSGTVSKLERGLPGGDHHVFGYYRHIIVSLDYAKSDRRRASFLAHCPDLVIVDEAHTCARPGGRSTSQQQRHQLLQELAEREQQNFILLTATPHSGIEESFLSIIGLLKGKFESWDINNLTQEQRIELANHFVQRRRADVKQWLGNETPFPERDPLEQPYKLSKEYRDLFEEVYNFARGLVKTTTEDMSYAQRRGRYWAALALIRCVMSSPEAAIATLGKQVNKTAADEGQSAEIDIDEDLMVAYTYDPTDQEQAIDAQPTIAIEQGQRSYQDSDRRKLRGFIQAAAKLKGAKDTKLQAAIATVTDLLTKGFNPIIWCRYIATANYVAEELRNKFEKKRGSTTRVIAITGELSEDEREVRLEELTLYPQRILVATDCLSEGVNLQEYFNAVIHYDLPWNPNRLEQREGRIDRYGQTATVVKSYLIYGQDNPVDGAVLDVLIRKAVEIHKTLGIKVPVPMDSATVSEAVFKSLFDRKADAQQLSLLDLLDNEESAVEQVHKSWDRAVEREKVSRTRFAQRAIKPDEVEQELVESDQILGNEADVERFVKAACSRLNASLQKKKQSWLLPSIPLPLQPSLGTQPRTITFTTPAPEGVEYVGRNHALVEGLVRYLLEETLENNRDPIAARCGFTITDAVEQRTTLLLLRSRYLLTSPKVESLLAEECFVAGFTGPPSNPLWLEPEDAQKLLQQAEPVGDIAPALKQLEIEDLLNSLGDFEEELDAIAQIRSQGLVQSHRRVRSVTKEGQVRVKPQLPMDILGIFVLQPGQRRKVA; via the coding sequence ATGGCTGATCGTTTCCTTCCCACTCCAGGTGCTGTGGTTACTTGCCGCGATCGTCAATGGGTTGTACTACCCTCAGAAATTCATGAAGTCATCCGTTTACGCCCCTTGAGTGGGAACGAAGACCAAGTTTGCGGTATCTATCAACCTTTGGAGCTAGAGCCAATTACCTCAGCTCAGTTCCCCGTTCCTAAAGCAGACGCAATTCAAGACCATACCGCTGCTCAACTGCTCATGGATGCAGCTCGCTTGAGCCTACGGAGTGGGGCAGGTCCGTTTCGCTCGCTCGGTCGGTTATCAGTACGCCCGCGCCCGTACCAGCTTGTGCCACTGCTCATGGCACTGCGGTTAGAGACCATTCGGCTTCTGATTGCAGATGACGTGGGAATTGGCAAGACAATCGAAGCAGGGCTGATTGCCAGAGAAATGCTCGATCGTGGGGAAGTCAAACGGTTGGCTATTTTATGTCCTCCTCATCTGTGTGATCAATGGCAGCGAGAGTTGAGGGGAAAATTCCACATTGATGCGGTTGTGATTCGATCGGGCACCGTCAGCAAATTAGAGCGTGGTCTGCCTGGAGGGGATCACCACGTCTTTGGGTATTACCGCCACATTATTGTGAGCTTGGATTATGCGAAGTCAGACCGCCGTCGAGCTAGCTTCCTAGCTCACTGTCCAGATTTGGTGATTGTAGATGAAGCGCATACCTGTGCTCGTCCAGGGGGACGAAGTACCTCCCAGCAGCAGCGGCATCAATTACTTCAGGAACTAGCAGAGCGAGAGCAGCAGAATTTTATCCTTTTGACAGCGACTCCTCACAGCGGGATTGAAGAATCATTCCTCTCAATTATTGGTCTACTCAAAGGTAAGTTTGAGAGTTGGGACATTAATAACCTGACCCAGGAGCAACGGATTGAGTTGGCCAACCATTTTGTGCAGCGCCGTCGTGCGGATGTGAAGCAATGGTTGGGAAACGAAACACCTTTCCCAGAGCGTGACCCTCTGGAACAGCCCTATAAGTTATCCAAGGAATACCGGGATCTTTTTGAGGAGGTCTATAACTTTGCGCGTGGGTTGGTTAAAACGACCACAGAGGATATGAGCTATGCCCAGCGTCGAGGACGGTATTGGGCAGCCTTGGCACTAATTCGTTGTGTGATGTCATCACCTGAGGCTGCGATCGCAACACTCGGTAAACAGGTGAATAAGACCGCAGCGGATGAAGGGCAAAGTGCGGAGATAGACATTGATGAAGACCTGATGGTTGCCTACACCTATGATCCAACTGATCAGGAGCAGGCGATTGATGCCCAACCCACAATCGCGATTGAGCAGGGGCAACGGTCTTACCAGGATTCCGATCGCCGTAAATTGCGGGGATTTATTCAGGCAGCGGCAAAGCTCAAAGGGGCAAAAGACACCAAGTTACAAGCAGCGATCGCCACCGTCACCGATCTCCTTACCAAAGGCTTCAATCCGATTATCTGGTGTCGCTACATTGCTACAGCTAACTACGTTGCTGAAGAATTGCGAAACAAATTTGAGAAGAAGCGGGGGAGTACAACCCGTGTGATCGCCATTACAGGCGAGCTATCCGAGGACGAGCGGGAAGTTCGGTTGGAGGAATTGACGCTCTATCCGCAGCGAATTTTGGTGGCAACGGACTGTCTCAGTGAAGGGGTGAACCTGCAAGAGTATTTCAATGCAGTGATTCATTATGACTTGCCCTGGAACCCGAACCGCCTGGAACAGCGAGAAGGTCGGATTGACCGTTACGGTCAGACGGCAACCGTGGTGAAAAGCTATCTGATTTATGGGCAAGATAACCCCGTGGATGGAGCGGTGTTAGACGTGTTGATTCGGAAAGCTGTGGAAATCCATAAAACCCTTGGTATTAAGGTGCCTGTACCAATGGATAGTGCCACGGTTTCAGAGGCAGTGTTCAAATCGCTCTTTGACCGGAAAGCTGATGCTCAGCAACTTTCCCTGCTGGATTTGCTGGACAACGAAGAATCTGCTGTCGAGCAAGTTCATAAAAGTTGGGATCGGGCGGTCGAGCGAGAGAAGGTTAGCCGGACTCGGTTTGCTCAACGGGCAATTAAGCCGGATGAGGTTGAACAGGAGCTGGTGGAATCGGATCAGATTCTGGGCAATGAAGCCGATGTTGAGCGATTTGTGAAAGCTGCCTGTAGCCGCTTGAATGCGTCCTTACAGAAGAAAAAGCAATCCTGGCTACTGCCGTCGATCCCATTGCCCTTGCAACCCAGTCTGGGTACACAGCCCCGCACGATTACCTTCACGACACCTGCACCGGAAGGGGTGGAATATGTCGGGCGCAACCATGCATTGGTAGAGGGTCTAGTCCGCTATTTATTGGAAGAGACCCTCGAAAATAACCGTGACCCCATCGCAGCTCGCTGTGGCTTTACGATTACCGATGCAGTTGAGCAACGCACCACACTGTTATTGCTGCGATCGCGCTATTTGCTGACCAGTCCAAAAGTTGAGTCTCTCCTGGCGGAGGAATGTTTTGTTGCTGGGTTTACGGGACCGCCCTCTAATCCCCTATGGTTGGAGCCTGAGGATGCCCAGAAGTTACTCCAACAAGCGGAACCCGTGGGGGATATTGCTCCCGCCTTAAAGCAACTAGAAATTGAAGATTTACTGAATAGTCTCGGTGATTTTGAAGAAGAACTAGATGCGATCGCCCAGATCAGGAGCCAGGGTCTGGTTCAGTCTCATCGACGAGTTCGCAGTGTGACTAAGGAAGGACAGGTCCGTGTGAAGCCTCAGTTGCCAATGGATATTCTGGGAATCTTTGTTCTCCAACCCGGTCAGCGGAGGAAAGTGGCATGA